The following DNA comes from Methylophilus sp. 5.
GTCACGTGGCAAGCCGAGTGCTACACCTAGCTCGCGTACTTCGTCTTTAAACAAGTCACGCAATGGCTCCAGCAGTTTCAGGCCAAGCTGCTCTGGCAAGCCACCCACGTTATGGTGGCTCTTAATTGTCACCGCTTTTTTAGACTTGGCACCGCCGGATTCAATCACATCCGGGTAAATGGTGCCTTGCGCCAAAAAGGTCGCGCCTTTGTGACCAGCGCCACTGGCTTTGAGTTTAGCGGCTTCGGCTTTAAATACCTCTACAAATTCGGCACCAATGATTTTACGTTTGGCTTCCGGGTCGCTAACGCCCCCCAGTTTGCCCATAAACTGTTCTGCCGCATCGACGCGGATCACATTCGCATGTAAACGCCCCGCGAACATTTCCATCACCATATCGCCTTCATTGAGGCGCAGCAGGCCGTGGTCTACAAACACACAGGTCAGTTGGTCGCCAATGGCGCGGTGTATTAAGGCAGCCGCGACGGAGGAATCCACACCGCCGGATAAGCCTAAAATGACTTCTTCATCACCGACCTGGGCTTTGATTTTTGCCACAGCTTCACTGATGTAGTCGCCCATGATCCAGTCTGGTTTTGCGGCACAAATGTCTAGCACAAAACGCTCCAGCATGGCCTGGCCTTGCTTGGTGTGGGTCACTTCAGGGTGAAACTGCACCGCGTAGAAACGGCGATCTTCATCGGCCATGGCCGCAATTGGGGTGGTATCGTTGCTGGCAATCACTTTAAAACCTGCCGGTAACTCAGTGACTTTGTCACCGTGGCTCATCCAGACGTCAATCAGGCCGTGTCCTTCAGCGTTGGTGGCGTCCTGAATGTCACGGAACAACGCAGAGTGGCCGCGCGCGCGCACTTGCGCATAGCCAAACTCACGCTTGGAGCCAGCCTCAACTTTGCCACCTAGTTGTTGCGCCATGGTTTGCATACCGTAGCAAATGCCCATCACCGGCACACCAAGGCTGAACACGGCTTCTGGCGCCTTGTCGGTTTCTTCTTCATAGACGCTGGCATGGCTACCGCTTAAAATGATGCCATCCGCGCCGAAGCTTTTGACAAACTCGTCGGAGACGTCACAAGGGTGAATTTCACAATACACATGCGCTTCACGCACACGGCGGGCAATCAGCTGGGTAACTTGTGAGCCGAAATCAAGAATAAGGATTTTTGAATGAGACATTTTTTTAGCCACAGAGTGCACAGAGGACACAGAGGGTTGAGAGATAAATCTCTGTGTCCTCTGTGTCCTCTGTGGCTTGGTTTAATAATAGTCAGTGAGACTTAATCTACGCGATAGTTAGGTGCTTCTTTGGTAATTTGCACATCATGCACGTGCGACTCACGCATACCTGCACTGGTGATTTGTACAAACTCGGCTTTATTGCGCATCTCTTCAACCGTTGCGCAACCGACATAGCCCATAGAGGCACGCAAACCACCCATTAACTGATGCACCACGGCAAACACGCTGCCTTTGTAAGGCACGCGGCCTTCAATACCTTCTGGCACCAGTTTGTCAGCGTTAGCGGTGTCTTGAAAGTAGCGGTCAGACGAGCCTTTTTGCATGGCGCCAATCGAGCCCATGCCGCGGTATGATTTGTAAGAGCGGCCCTGAAACAGCTCAACTTCGCCCGGGGCTTCTTCGGTGCCAGCAAACATGCCACCGAGCATCACGCTATAAGCGCCAGCTGCAATGGCTTTAGAAATATCACCGGAGAAGCGAATGCCGCCGTCAGCAATAAATGGCACGCCGGATTTTTCCAGTGCTTTGGCCACGTTGCTAATGGCTGTGATTTGCGGCACGCCAACACCCGCGACGATACGGGTGGTACAGATAGAGCCAGGGCCAATGCCGACTTTAACGCAGTCAGCGCCATGGTCTACCAAGGCTAGTGCAGCTTCTGCGGTGGCAATGTTGCCGCCAATGACTTGTAATTTTGGATATTTGGTTTTTGCCCATTGCACGCGGTCCAGCACGCCTTGCGAGTGGCCATGTGCAGTGTCGACGACAATCGCGTCTACGCCAGCTTCAACCAGCGCATCAATCCGTTCGTCAGTGCCTTCGCCAACGCCCACCGCTGCGGCCACGCGCAAACGGCCTTTTTCATCTTTACAGGCCAATGGGTGATCGTGCGATTTTTGAATATCTTTTACCGTGATCAGGCCTTTGAGTTCGTAGTGCTGGCCAACGACTAACAGACGCTCCAGGCGGTGCTTATGCAACAATCCCATGATTTCTTCACGGCTGGCGCCTTCTGGCACGGTGACTAAACGGTCTTGCGGCGTCATCACGTTGCTGACGGCTTGATCTAGATTGGTTTCAAAGCGCAGGTCACGATTAGTGACAATGCCCACGACTTTGCCGTCTTGCACCACTGGCAGACCGGAGATTTTTTGTTGTTTGGTAATGTCCATCACTTCGCGCACACTCATGGCAGGGTGGATGGTGACCGGGTCAATGACAACGCCTGATTCAAACCGTTTTACGCGTGAGACACGCGACGCTTGCATCTCAATCGTCATGTTTTTGTGAATGATGCCCATGCCGCCCAATTGCGCCAACGCAATGGCCATGCGTGCTTCAGTGACGGTGTCCATCGCAGCGGATAACAGTGGAATGTTTAAAGTGATGCTTTTGGTCAGCTTGGTACTGAGGTTAACCTCACGAGGCATCACATTCGAATGGGCTGGAACGAGTAAAACGTCATCAAAGGTAAGAGCTTGTTGCAACAAACGCATGTGAATTCCTTATCTCCAAAATATAATTATACCGATTTCACTTTGCCTTGACAAAGCGTTTTGCATTTTTTGCGATGACGCTGGCTGTGTTTGGCATGGTTTGTGCATGGATGTTTTTTAATTAAGAGCCGGGCGTGAGTGATGAAGATGATGTTGAAACTGATATTGGCAGGATGTCTGCTGTGTAGCATGCAGGCCGGTGCCGAAATCTACAAGTGGCGCGACGAGAAGGGCGTGATGAATTATTCGGACGTGCCGCCACAGGCCGGGCCTAATAGTACGCAAAAAATCAAGGCGGCCACCGTGCCCAATGATGTTCCGCTCACGCGTTCAGATGCCTATCAGCACGAAGAAAGTACGCCAGTGAATAAAAGGGGCGGTGAAGCGCGTGAGGCTGCGCCATCGACGGAGGCTGATGCTTTAAAGGCCATGCAAGAGCGTATGAAAGCACAAAATTGCGCTGCTGCGCGATCTAATTACCGTAACTATGCCATTGGCGGGCGTATGCAAAATGTCAATGAAAACGGCCAAAAAGAGTATTTAAACGACGATCAGATTCGTGAGGGTTTGGCCAAAGCGCAGCAAGAAATTGACGAAAATTGTCCAGTTGAGTAACCAAAACTGCGCACTCATGGTTAAGGATTGCGGCTTTGCTTCCCATTTTTGGCAGCCGCGCGCTGCCTGCGTGCCTCTTTAGGGTTGGCCAGCAACGGCCGGTAAATTTCTACG
Coding sequences within:
- the guaB gene encoding IMP dehydrogenase — translated: MRLLQQALTFDDVLLVPAHSNVMPREVNLSTKLTKSITLNIPLLSAAMDTVTEARMAIALAQLGGMGIIHKNMTIEMQASRVSRVKRFESGVVIDPVTIHPAMSVREVMDITKQQKISGLPVVQDGKVVGIVTNRDLRFETNLDQAVSNVMTPQDRLVTVPEGASREEIMGLLHKHRLERLLVVGQHYELKGLITVKDIQKSHDHPLACKDEKGRLRVAAAVGVGEGTDERIDALVEAGVDAIVVDTAHGHSQGVLDRVQWAKTKYPKLQVIGGNIATAEAALALVDHGADCVKVGIGPGSICTTRIVAGVGVPQITAISNVAKALEKSGVPFIADGGIRFSGDISKAIAAGAYSVMLGGMFAGTEEAPGEVELFQGRSYKSYRGMGSIGAMQKGSSDRYFQDTANADKLVPEGIEGRVPYKGSVFAVVHQLMGGLRASMGYVGCATVEEMRNKAEFVQITSAGMRESHVHDVQITKEAPNYRVD
- a CDS encoding DUF4124 domain-containing protein — translated: MKMMLKLILAGCLLCSMQAGAEIYKWRDEKGVMNYSDVPPQAGPNSTQKIKAATVPNDVPLTRSDAYQHEESTPVNKRGGEAREAAPSTEADALKAMQERMKAQNCAAARSNYRNYAIGGRMQNVNENGQKEYLNDDQIREGLAKAQQEIDENCPVE
- the guaA gene encoding glutamine-hydrolyzing GMP synthase, with product MSHSKILILDFGSQVTQLIARRVREAHVYCEIHPCDVSDEFVKSFGADGIILSGSHASVYEEETDKAPEAVFSLGVPVMGICYGMQTMAQQLGGKVEAGSKREFGYAQVRARGHSALFRDIQDATNAEGHGLIDVWMSHGDKVTELPAGFKVIASNDTTPIAAMADEDRRFYAVQFHPEVTHTKQGQAMLERFVLDICAAKPDWIMGDYISEAVAKIKAQVGDEEVILGLSGGVDSSVAAALIHRAIGDQLTCVFVDHGLLRLNEGDMVMEMFAGRLHANVIRVDAAEQFMGKLGGVSDPEAKRKIIGAEFVEVFKAEAAKLKASGAGHKGATFLAQGTIYPDVIESGGAKSKKAVTIKSHHNVGGLPEQLGLKLLEPLRDLFKDEVRELGVALGLPRDMVYRHPFPGPGLGVRILGEVKSEFALLLQRADAIFIEELRNTVDAATGKTWYDLTSQAFTVFLPVKSVGVMGDGRTYDYVVALRAVVTSDFMTAHWAELPYSLLGKVSNRIINEVRGINRVVYDISGKPPATIEWE